One stretch of Fictibacillus sp. b24 DNA includes these proteins:
- the hisJ gene encoding histidinol-phosphatase HisJ produces the protein MKKLSKGVEKRMYYDGHVHTPFCPHGSKDTLEMYIERAISLGIKGITFTEHAPLPKTFTDPAPTKDSAMLYDQLGSYFEQIKELKKFYEKEIEIYTGLEVDFIDGYEEETGQLLKEVWAELDDAILSVHFLQIQENYYCMDYDEKVFKEMINKTGTLSSLYSLYFETVKKSIVHSFGKFQPKRIGHITLAKKFQTLFPAEFSIEKEINDVLTAVSERSLSLDYNGAGAVKPYCLEPYPSNWIVKEAQKRKIPLVYGSDAHSAKGLGQGFHQLVPSAALTSPLLLNRAE, from the coding sequence ATGAAGAAATTGTCGAAAGGAGTAGAAAAAAGGATGTATTATGATGGTCATGTCCATACCCCCTTTTGTCCACACGGATCAAAAGACACATTAGAAATGTATATCGAAAGAGCTATTTCTCTTGGCATAAAGGGCATTACGTTCACAGAACATGCCCCATTACCTAAAACATTCACAGATCCTGCTCCAACTAAAGACAGTGCCATGCTTTACGATCAGTTAGGGAGTTACTTTGAACAAATTAAAGAATTAAAAAAATTCTATGAAAAAGAAATTGAAATATATACAGGGTTAGAAGTGGATTTTATAGATGGCTATGAAGAGGAGACCGGCCAGTTACTTAAAGAAGTTTGGGCTGAGCTTGACGATGCCATTCTTTCCGTTCATTTTTTGCAGATTCAAGAAAACTACTATTGCATGGATTATGACGAGAAAGTCTTTAAAGAAATGATCAATAAAACGGGAACCCTATCTTCTCTCTATTCTTTATATTTTGAAACAGTAAAAAAATCCATTGTACATTCATTTGGGAAGTTTCAGCCAAAAAGAATAGGTCATATAACACTTGCAAAAAAATTCCAGACACTCTTTCCAGCTGAATTCAGCATTGAAAAGGAGATAAATGATGTTTTAACCGCCGTGTCTGAACGCAGCTTGTCCCTTGATTATAACGGTGCAGGTGCGGTCAAACCGTACTGCCTAGAACCTTATCCATCTAACTGGATCGTAAAGGAAGCTCAAAAAAGAAAAATCCCTCTCGTTTACGGGTCGGATGCCCATAGCGCTAAGGGACTCGGTCAAGGATTTCATCAGCTGGTTCCATCTGCAGCATTAACTTCCCCACTTCTCCTGAATAGAGCCGAATAG
- the refZ gene encoding forespore capture DNA-binding protein RefZ: METKLKIAEAAIALFTSQGFKGTTVRQIAKKAGVNLALISYHFGGKKGLLEELITSFFEGYIRRIEIIYHTSSSPTVKGSFIEVVEALLIYQQRNLPLARFVYREMTLDSTLVRELMSTYLVKEKYFLQTLFERGMKKKEFRRQPVDFLTIQFKDMMMLPFLHPLYLAEVYQISAETETFIQPYKKWMVNWFDKCVCQPERKNPLLSAVQKPLFGSIQEKWGS; this comes from the coding sequence ATGGAAACAAAACTTAAAATAGCTGAAGCAGCTATTGCTCTGTTTACAAGCCAAGGGTTCAAAGGAACAACCGTCAGGCAAATAGCGAAAAAAGCAGGAGTGAACCTTGCATTGATCTCGTACCATTTTGGAGGGAAGAAAGGGCTTCTCGAAGAATTGATCACTTCATTTTTTGAAGGATATATTAGAAGAATTGAAATCATTTATCATACATCGAGTTCACCAACCGTTAAAGGAAGTTTTATCGAAGTGGTTGAAGCCTTATTGATCTATCAACAAAGAAATCTTCCTCTTGCCCGATTTGTCTATCGTGAAATGACACTTGATTCCACTTTAGTTCGAGAACTCATGTCTACGTATTTAGTTAAGGAAAAATATTTTCTGCAAACACTGTTTGAAAGAGGCATGAAGAAAAAGGAATTCAGAAGACAGCCTGTGGACTTTTTAACCATTCAGTTTAAGGATATGATGATGCTTCCTTTTCTTCACCCTTTATATTTGGCAGAAGTGTATCAGATATCTGCAGAGACGGAAACATTTATCCAGCCTTATAAAAAATGGATGGTGAACTGGTTTGATAAGTGTGTTTGCCAGCCTGAAAGAAAAAATCCCCTGCTATCTGCCGTACAGAAGCCCCTATTCGGCTCTATTCAGGAGAAGTGGGGAAGTTAA
- a CDS encoding GAF domain-containing protein, translated as MFSVQQYSTNRNEAYSLLFKQLSALLEGETNATANLANASALLNQFLDRVNWVGFYTFEESSNQLVLGPFQGLPACVRIPLGRGVCGTSAQNQETLVVKDVHEFPGHIACDAASQSEIVVPLVKDGNLLGVLDIDSPEKARFDEVDRENLEKFCEILLQYI; from the coding sequence ATGTTTTCCGTTCAACAATATAGTACAAACAGAAATGAAGCGTACTCTCTCTTATTTAAACAGCTATCTGCATTGTTAGAAGGAGAAACAAATGCAACCGCAAATCTTGCGAACGCTTCAGCACTATTAAACCAATTTCTAGACAGAGTAAACTGGGTAGGATTTTATACCTTTGAAGAAAGTTCTAATCAATTAGTATTAGGCCCGTTTCAAGGACTGCCTGCATGTGTCAGAATTCCTCTTGGCAGAGGTGTGTGCGGAACGTCAGCTCAAAATCAGGAAACACTGGTTGTAAAGGATGTTCACGAATTCCCTGGTCACATTGCATGTGATGCTGCTTCTCAATCCGAAATCGTCGTACCTCTTGTAAAAGACGGAAACCTTTTAGGGGTTCTAGATATTGACAGTCCTGAAAAAGCACGGTTTGATGAGGTTGATCGTGAAAACTTAGAGAAATTCTGTGAAATTTTACTTCAGTATATTTAA
- the ezrA gene encoding septation ring formation regulator EzrA, with translation MIYIVIAIVTFLALILYGTMSRRRIYKEIDRLEAWKMQIMNRPLTEEISKVKGMAMIGETEEKFEMWRQEWDEMVTTHLPNLEENLFDAEEYTDKYRFKKARTILLGVNQSLERMDTRIKEITSEINELVTSEELNREEIVEAKEKLQETKKYYLTHIRALGQTAPIFDKELDEIKSLFETFESLTVQGSHLEARQRLVESLNRISVCKTKMQGVPELLVILQSDIPNSLKELSAGFTEMEQQGYVLHHIGIEKEISSLKELNEQALNKVYELELDSAQKDLDETVQKMDQLYEMLENEVHSKQYVLKEREVFFSNIEDLHDRIENLKHETQIVSSTYLIEQNEADMQKKIEKLFHKLQSRFIIIEESIDERRESFSVIREMMEEMQKQMEELQRSQKVYEEMLHNLRKDELDTKQNLKELRKKLLEARRMVQKSNLPGLPEHYLITIGKAEEYIIEVSKKLDEKPLEMSDVSYVLNKAHEAVNEGYEETSQMIENAYLAERLIQYGNRFRSSYQSVSIRLIEAEIAFRNYQYEDALQIAASAIESIQPGILKEMEINLKSHV, from the coding sequence ATGATATACATAGTCATTGCCATAGTTACATTCCTAGCATTGATCCTTTACGGTACCATGTCACGCCGGAGAATTTATAAAGAAATTGACCGACTGGAAGCATGGAAAATGCAAATTATGAATCGCCCATTAACAGAAGAGATATCAAAAGTGAAGGGTATGGCGATGATTGGTGAAACGGAAGAGAAATTCGAAATGTGGCGTCAAGAATGGGACGAGATGGTAACAACACACCTTCCGAATTTAGAAGAAAATTTATTTGATGCTGAAGAGTATACAGATAAATACCGTTTTAAAAAAGCTCGTACTATTCTATTGGGCGTTAACCAATCTTTAGAAAGAATGGATACGAGAATCAAAGAGATAACTTCTGAAATTAATGAGTTAGTGACGAGTGAAGAACTGAATCGAGAAGAAATCGTCGAAGCAAAAGAGAAGCTTCAGGAAACGAAAAAGTATTATTTAACTCACATCCGAGCTCTCGGTCAGACAGCACCAATTTTTGATAAGGAACTTGATGAAATCAAATCTTTATTTGAAACATTTGAATCTCTGACAGTTCAGGGGAGCCACCTTGAAGCAAGACAAAGACTTGTAGAAAGCTTGAACAGAATTTCTGTATGTAAAACAAAGATGCAAGGTGTACCAGAGCTGCTTGTAATCCTTCAATCAGATATTCCCAATTCCCTTAAAGAACTAAGCGCTGGTTTTACTGAGATGGAGCAGCAAGGCTATGTTCTTCATCATATCGGAATCGAGAAAGAAATCAGTTCATTAAAAGAACTAAACGAACAAGCCTTAAACAAAGTGTATGAGCTTGAATTAGATTCTGCTCAGAAAGACTTGGACGAAACCGTTCAAAAGATGGATCAATTATATGAGATGCTAGAGAATGAGGTTCATTCTAAACAATATGTTCTGAAAGAAAGAGAAGTCTTTTTCTCAAATATTGAAGACCTTCATGACCGAATTGAAAACCTTAAGCATGAAACTCAAATCGTTTCTTCTACCTACCTAATTGAACAAAATGAAGCTGACATGCAAAAGAAAATAGAAAAACTTTTCCATAAGCTGCAAAGCCGATTCATCATCATTGAAGAGTCGATCGATGAAAGAAGAGAATCCTTTTCAGTCATCCGTGAGATGATGGAAGAGATGCAGAAACAGATGGAAGAACTTCAACGTTCTCAAAAGGTCTATGAAGAGATGCTTCATAATCTTAGAAAAGATGAGTTAGATACGAAACAAAACTTGAAAGAATTAAGAAAAAAGCTTTTAGAAGCAAGAAGAATGGTTCAAAAAAGCAACTTGCCCGGACTTCCGGAACACTATTTGATCACGATCGGAAAAGCAGAAGAATATATCATTGAAGTTTCAAAAAAACTTGATGAAAAACCACTTGAAATGTCTGATGTTTCGTATGTGCTAAATAAAGCACATGAAGCTGTAAACGAAGGCTATGAAGAAACGTCTCAGATGATTGAAAACGCATATCTAGCGGAGAGACTGATTCAATATGGAAACAGATTCAGAAGCTCTTATCAATCTGTATCCATTCGATTGATTGAAGCTGAAATCGCTTTTCGAAATTATCAGTATGAAGATGCACTTCAAATCGCAGCATCCGCAATAGAAAGTATACAGCCAGGAATTCTAAAAGAGATGGAAATTAACTTAAAGTCACACGTATAA